In the genome of Cutibacterium equinum, one region contains:
- the mce gene encoding methylmalonyl-CoA epimerase, with protein sequence MENFNNDPFACVDHVGFAVKDMDEAIKYHCDVLGFHVLLREKNEGHGVEEAMIATGDRGKESTVIQLLAPLGEDSTIGKYIAKNKNMIQQVCYRTYDLDKTIATLKERGAVFIGEPSIGTAGSRVIFLHPKYTGGLLIEITEPPADGMPYND encoded by the coding sequence ATGGAGAACTTCAACAATGATCCCTTTGCGTGCGTCGATCACGTCGGTTTTGCCGTCAAGGACATGGACGAGGCCATCAAGTACCACTGCGATGTTCTCGGTTTCCACGTCCTGCTTCGCGAGAAGAATGAGGGCCACGGTGTCGAGGAGGCCATGATCGCCACCGGTGATCGCGGCAAGGAGAGCACCGTCATCCAGCTGCTCGCTCCTCTCGGCGAGGACAGCACCATCGGAAAGTACATTGCCAAGAACAAGAACATGATCCAGCAGGTGTGCTACCGCACCTACGACCTGGACAAGACCATCGCCACCCTGAAGGAGCGCGGCGCCGTCTTCATTGGCGAGCCCTCCATCGGCACCGCTGGCTCCCGCGTCATCTTCCTGCACCCGAAGTACACCGGCGGTCTTCTCATCGAGATCACCGAGCCCCCGGCCGACGGGATGCCTTACAACGACTGA
- a CDS encoding tetratricopeptide repeat protein: MGDMSSDSIHRHDAVDLSGLAAAAGSSDSPSGPVPAGSGTTRTWVVEGTEENFNSLLQKSVQHPVLVEFTTPKAHGAQEMSQVLRRVTDEAAGAWLLVHVDIDAQPRLAQSLGVQAVPMLVAVIGGQLAPLAQGTIDEEQFRQMTAQVTQAATAGGMVGRAEPVTVQASPDEPVGPDPRTIEAEKLMDAGKFDEAVAAYDALLAKEPNDSVLIAGRNGAALLGRLDGKDPAALLAAAQRDPRDVEAQLAAADVELMGGRTGDAFNRIIEVVRTTHDEEREAARTRLLELFAMVGQSDPDVAAARRSLAAALF, translated from the coding sequence ATGGGTGACATGTCTTCTGACTCGATTCATCGTCATGATGCCGTCGATCTGTCGGGGCTGGCAGCTGCAGCCGGTTCCTCCGACTCTCCCTCCGGTCCCGTCCCGGCTGGTTCGGGAACCACCAGGACCTGGGTGGTCGAGGGCACCGAGGAGAATTTCAACTCCCTGCTCCAGAAGTCGGTACAGCACCCGGTGCTGGTGGAGTTCACGACGCCGAAGGCCCACGGTGCCCAAGAGATGTCGCAGGTACTGCGTCGAGTCACCGACGAGGCCGCTGGCGCGTGGCTGCTGGTGCACGTCGACATCGACGCCCAGCCTCGGCTGGCTCAAAGTCTGGGAGTTCAGGCCGTCCCCATGCTCGTCGCCGTCATCGGTGGACAGCTGGCACCGCTGGCCCAGGGCACGATCGACGAGGAGCAATTCCGTCAGATGACCGCTCAGGTGACCCAGGCGGCGACTGCTGGTGGCATGGTCGGTCGCGCTGAGCCGGTGACGGTCCAGGCGAGCCCAGATGAACCCGTCGGACCTGATCCGCGCACCATCGAGGCCGAGAAGCTCATGGATGCCGGCAAGTTTGACGAGGCCGTCGCGGCCTATGACGCGCTGTTGGCCAAGGAGCCCAATGATTCGGTCCTCATCGCGGGACGCAACGGGGCAGCCCTGCTGGGGCGGTTGGACGGCAAGGACCCCGCTGCGCTGTTGGCTGCTGCCCAGCGCGATCCTCGCGACGTCGAGGCCCAGCTGGCCGCTGCGGATGTCGAGCTCATGGGAGGACGGACCGGTGATGCCTTCAACCGCATCATCGAGGTGGTGCGCACCACCCATGACGAGGAGCGCGAAGCCGCTCGTACTCGCCTGCTGGAACTGTTCGCCATGGTGGGACAGTCCGATCCTGACGTGGCGGCCGCGCGACGTTCGCTGGCAGCGGCATTGTTCTGA
- a CDS encoding PH domain-containing protein, giving the protein MPGIIGRFIDPDVDRHLLVNEGEYVIDEVAKHWIVLVAPTIAMVLASLLFISTLFAQRWWGIPFVMGIMLAIWGVLRFHLDHMDRFVITNMRVFRVHGIFDQHLATMPMTRILDISVEQPFLGRVLGYGHFVFESAAQDQGLREITYVGHPEDRDLTIQRVIQMAGLRTNLAHPK; this is encoded by the coding sequence TTGCCCGGCATCATCGGTCGTTTCATCGACCCCGATGTTGACCGCCACCTGTTGGTCAACGAGGGAGAATACGTCATCGACGAGGTTGCCAAGCACTGGATCGTCCTGGTAGCCCCGACAATCGCCATGGTGTTGGCCAGTCTGTTGTTCATCTCGACGCTTTTTGCGCAGCGGTGGTGGGGTATCCCCTTCGTGATGGGAATCATGCTGGCGATCTGGGGAGTGTTACGTTTTCATCTGGACCACATGGACCGCTTCGTCATCACCAATATGCGGGTGTTCCGTGTCCATGGCATCTTCGATCAGCACCTGGCGACGATGCCCATGACTCGCATTCTCGACATTTCGGTTGAGCAACCCTTCCTTGGTCGCGTGCTCGGTTATGGCCATTTCGTCTTCGAGTCGGCAGCCCAGGATCAAGGTCTGCGGGAGATCACCTACGTCGGACATCCCGAGGATCGCGACCTGACGATCCAGCGCGTCATCCAGATGGCCGGTTTGCGGACGAACCTGGCCCATCCCAAGTGA
- a CDS encoding glycoside hydrolase family 65 protein yields the protein MTRVGADPMDRWRFPDDPWAIVETAPSTADLGKTETLFAVGNGYLGMRGNPSEGRDSFSHGTFINGFHEIWDIHHAENAYGFARTGQTIVNVPDAKLMKLYVDDEPLLLSVNEIQSYKRWIDFREGVLRRELVWRTPAGKLLRVSTSRMVSFTHRHMALMSIEVTMLEGDAPIVISSQILNRQDGMDEYHARAEDSGQTADPRQARKFADQVLVAEQDWHSDRRMILGFHTARSGMTLAVGADHEITTDNEYVSLIDTEPGRGKRVYRIEATQGRPIRVEKAVAYHSSRGVPVHELFDRVRRSLDRVREQGHEIYYDEQRQWLDNYWATADVEVDGAPAGIQQAVRWNIFQIAQASARADQLGIPAKGVTGSGYEGHYFWDTEVYAIPMLTYTHPRIAENALRFRVNTLPQARRRAEELSERGALFPWRTITGEEASAYYAAGTAQYHINADIAHALMNHARATGDTNFLFRDAAPVLVETARMWADLGFWRINGGREFHIHGVTGPDEYTTVVNNNLYTNVMARANLIDAASVMRRMRDEDPLWFEHLCCELDLTEDEIGGWDECAAGMVIPFDDTFGIHPQDDQFLSRELWDLANTPDDKRPLLLHYHPLVIYRFQVLKQADVVLALFLQGDQFTQAVKLADFEYYDPITTGDSSLSAVVQSVMAAEVGHQEMAMEYFLDALYCDLADTHHNASDGVHVASTSGVWGCLVHGFVGMRNDRENLRFDPRLPAQWTSIKHHMLIGDSHMLVTLERDAITFQILSGHDREVTVRGQLHHVGVEPVRVALSDQGPLRPSLRGTHPISGLRRADGSLITAEVPGSIAETIISSPIPPARD from the coding sequence ATGACGCGAGTGGGAGCCGACCCGATGGATCGATGGCGTTTCCCGGACGATCCGTGGGCGATCGTCGAGACGGCACCGAGCACCGCTGATCTGGGCAAGACCGAGACGCTGTTTGCGGTCGGTAACGGTTACCTCGGTATGCGCGGTAATCCGTCCGAGGGGCGTGACTCCTTCAGCCATGGCACCTTCATCAATGGATTCCATGAGATCTGGGACATCCATCACGCTGAGAACGCTTATGGTTTTGCGCGCACGGGACAGACGATCGTCAATGTCCCTGACGCCAAACTCATGAAGCTCTACGTTGACGATGAGCCGCTGCTGCTCAGCGTCAACGAGATTCAGTCGTACAAGCGATGGATTGATTTCCGCGAAGGGGTGCTGCGTCGCGAGCTGGTGTGGCGGACCCCGGCGGGCAAGTTGTTGCGAGTGTCGACCTCCCGGATGGTGTCCTTCACCCACCGCCACATGGCCTTGATGAGCATTGAGGTGACGATGCTGGAGGGGGACGCTCCCATCGTCATCAGCTCCCAGATCCTCAATCGTCAAGACGGTATGGACGAGTATCACGCCCGTGCCGAGGACTCGGGTCAGACTGCCGATCCTCGGCAGGCCCGCAAATTCGCTGATCAGGTTCTCGTCGCTGAGCAGGATTGGCATTCGGACCGGCGGATGATCCTGGGTTTCCACACCGCCAGGTCCGGGATGACCCTGGCCGTGGGCGCCGATCATGAGATCACCACTGACAATGAGTACGTCTCCCTCATCGACACCGAGCCCGGACGTGGCAAGCGGGTTTATCGCATCGAGGCCACCCAGGGCCGTCCCATCCGAGTGGAGAAGGCCGTGGCCTATCACTCCTCGCGTGGTGTGCCGGTGCACGAACTGTTCGACCGAGTTCGTCGCAGCCTCGATCGAGTCCGGGAACAAGGACACGAGATCTATTACGACGAGCAGAGACAGTGGCTCGACAACTACTGGGCGACGGCCGATGTCGAGGTTGACGGTGCACCGGCAGGCATCCAACAGGCGGTGCGCTGGAACATCTTCCAGATCGCCCAGGCGTCCGCGCGTGCCGATCAACTGGGTATTCCTGCCAAGGGGGTGACCGGGTCCGGGTACGAAGGCCATTACTTCTGGGACACCGAGGTCTACGCCATCCCGATGTTGACCTACACTCATCCGCGCATTGCTGAGAATGCCCTGCGGTTCCGCGTCAACACCCTTCCGCAAGCCAGACGGCGAGCCGAGGAATTGTCCGAGCGGGGAGCCCTCTTCCCGTGGCGGACGATCACCGGCGAGGAAGCGTCGGCCTATTACGCGGCAGGTACCGCCCAATACCACATCAACGCCGACATCGCTCACGCCCTCATGAACCACGCTCGGGCCACGGGGGACACGAACTTCCTCTTCCGCGACGCTGCACCGGTTCTCGTCGAGACGGCGCGTATGTGGGCAGATCTGGGCTTCTGGCGGATCAACGGAGGCCGGGAGTTTCACATCCACGGGGTGACGGGGCCCGACGAGTACACCACGGTGGTCAACAACAACCTCTACACCAACGTCATGGCGCGAGCGAACCTCATTGACGCCGCCAGTGTCATGAGGCGGATGAGGGACGAGGACCCGCTGTGGTTCGAGCATCTGTGCTGTGAACTGGACCTCACCGAGGACGAGATCGGTGGTTGGGACGAATGTGCCGCAGGAATGGTCATTCCCTTCGACGACACCTTTGGCATCCATCCTCAGGATGACCAATTCCTCTCCCGGGAACTGTGGGACCTCGCCAACACCCCCGACGACAAGCGCCCGCTTCTGCTGCACTATCACCCGCTGGTGATCTATCGGTTCCAGGTGCTCAAGCAGGCCGACGTCGTGCTGGCCCTCTTCCTGCAGGGGGACCAATTCACCCAGGCCGTCAAGTTGGCTGACTTCGAGTATTACGACCCCATCACCACCGGTGACTCCAGCCTGTCGGCAGTGGTGCAGTCGGTGATGGCAGCCGAGGTGGGCCACCAGGAGATGGCCATGGAGTACTTCCTCGACGCCCTCTACTGCGACCTGGCCGACACCCACCACAACGCATCGGATGGTGTGCACGTCGCCTCGACCAGTGGCGTGTGGGGTTGCCTTGTCCATGGCTTCGTGGGCATGCGCAATGACCGGGAGAACCTGCGTTTCGATCCGCGTCTGCCGGCCCAGTGGACGTCCATCAAGCACCACATGCTCATTGGCGACTCGCACATGCTCGTGACGTTGGAACGCGACGCCATCACCTTCCAGATCCTGTCGGGACATGACCGCGAGGTGACGGTGCGAGGGCAGCTTCACCACGTCGGCGTTGAACCGGTTCGGGTCGCGTTGAGCGACCAGGGGCCGCTGCGTCCCAGTCTGCGCGGAACCCACCCGATTTCGGGACTGCGGCGTGCCGACGGTTCCCTCATCACGGCCGAGGTTCCCGGAAGCATCGCTGAGACGATCATCTCCTCCCCGATTCCGCCTGCGCGCGACTGA
- a CDS encoding alpha/beta fold hydrolase gives MTELHVTTLGDGRQDVYWCHGIFGQGKNFTRVAKDLLASGPDAYRCILVDLPNHGRSPWTRDFSYPDMAEALAETVRTTSADRPVHLLGHSMGGKVVMRTVLDNPDLARSLTVVDMAPVDSRLTRLAPLVDAMKSIDLDALTTRREAEDQMRQEVPSATIRQFLLQNLRHDTGENERWYWQMNLDLLGNDLSDVGAWPPVTTTWDGPVLWITAEQSDYVGPDHSQAIHELFPQVRRIRVKNSGHWVHSDQPAVFVQVLATFLSHCQADSASR, from the coding sequence ATGACTGAGCTTCATGTAACCACCCTTGGCGACGGTCGTCAGGACGTCTACTGGTGCCACGGAATCTTCGGGCAGGGGAAGAACTTCACCCGGGTCGCCAAGGACCTCCTCGCCAGCGGCCCGGACGCATACCGCTGCATCCTCGTGGACCTGCCCAACCATGGCCGTTCCCCCTGGACACGGGATTTCTCGTACCCGGACATGGCTGAGGCCCTCGCCGAGACGGTGAGGACGACCAGCGCGGATCGCCCGGTTCACCTCCTGGGCCACTCCATGGGTGGCAAGGTCGTCATGCGGACAGTCCTGGACAATCCCGACCTGGCGCGCAGCCTGACCGTCGTCGACATGGCACCGGTGGACTCACGTCTCACTCGCCTGGCCCCCCTCGTTGATGCCATGAAGTCCATTGATCTGGACGCCCTGACCACCCGACGCGAGGCTGAGGACCAGATGCGCCAGGAGGTCCCCTCGGCGACGATCCGCCAGTTCCTGCTGCAGAACCTGCGACACGACACCGGTGAGAACGAGCGCTGGTACTGGCAGATGAACCTCGACCTGCTGGGCAATGATTTGTCCGACGTTGGGGCCTGGCCCCCAGTCACCACGACATGGGACGGACCGGTGTTGTGGATCACCGCCGAACAGTCTGATTACGTCGGCCCGGACCATTCCCAGGCCATACACGAGTTGTTCCCCCAGGTGCGCCGGATTCGGGTGAAGAACTCCGGGCATTGGGTGCACTCGGACCAGCCGGCAGTGTTCGTGCAGGTTCTGGCAACCTTCCTGTCGCACTGCCAGGCGGACTCGGCCTCCCGCTGA
- a CDS encoding HAD family hydrolase — translation MDSTRFDEKFHGVLFDLDGVLTPTALIHMRAWKEMFNEELARHEGQAPYTDEDYFAHVDGKPRYDGVRDFLASRGITLPEGDPSDGPDAQTICGLGNRKNDLFNTVLTRDGIAPYTGSARWVGLLHERALPMAVVSSSRNAAAVLKAAGMSDDFPVLVDGNRAKAENLAGKPAPDTYLRGAELLGVPAHQCVVVEDAVSGVRAGAAGGFAMVLGVNRGVGADRLLQAGADRVVDDLDEMAEEMA, via the coding sequence ATGGACTCGACCCGATTCGACGAGAAGTTCCATGGCGTGCTGTTCGACCTCGACGGCGTCCTCACCCCTACCGCACTCATTCACATGCGTGCCTGGAAAGAGATGTTCAACGAGGAGTTGGCTCGTCACGAGGGCCAAGCCCCCTACACCGACGAGGACTATTTCGCCCATGTTGACGGTAAACCTCGCTACGACGGGGTACGGGACTTCCTCGCCAGTCGCGGTATCACGCTTCCGGAGGGGGACCCCTCCGATGGCCCCGATGCCCAGACCATCTGTGGGTTGGGGAATCGAAAGAATGACCTGTTCAACACGGTGTTGACCCGAGACGGTATTGCGCCTTACACGGGGTCTGCTCGTTGGGTGGGGTTGCTTCACGAACGGGCCCTGCCGATGGCTGTGGTGTCCTCGTCGCGCAATGCTGCTGCCGTGCTCAAGGCGGCCGGTATGAGCGATGATTTCCCGGTGCTGGTTGATGGCAACCGTGCGAAGGCGGAGAACTTGGCCGGCAAGCCCGCCCCCGACACTTACCTGCGTGGAGCCGAGTTGCTCGGTGTGCCCGCACATCAATGCGTTGTCGTTGAGGATGCGGTCTCGGGGGTGCGCGCCGGAGCCGCAGGCGGATTCGCAATGGTGCTCGGCGTCAATCGCGGCGTGGGTGCTGACCGGCTTCTCCAGGCCGGTGCTGACCGAGTGGTTGATGACCTGGACGAGATGGCTGAGGAGATGGCATGA
- the nucS gene encoding endonuclease NucS: protein MEAEVQVESDPVRLVIAFCQVDYTGRLSAHLPWAKRLIVVKSDNSVSVHADDRAYKPLNWMSSPCTLTTRPCLPDEPAAVAGIDAEVEEVWEVDAPTGDHLQILLGPKILDVTEDLGVDPGLQKDGVEAHLQELLAENPDTFGEGWSLVRREYMTPIGPVDLLCRDAEGVYVAVEVKRRGEIDGVEQLTRYLELMNRDHLLGDRVRGVFAAQKIKPQARTLATDRGIECVTVDYDALRGMDHPEDRLF, encoded by the coding sequence ATGGAGGCTGAGGTGCAGGTAGAGTCCGACCCTGTGCGTCTCGTCATCGCTTTCTGCCAGGTTGACTACACCGGTCGTCTCAGCGCCCATCTGCCGTGGGCGAAACGGCTCATCGTCGTCAAGTCAGACAACTCGGTGAGCGTCCATGCTGACGACCGGGCGTACAAGCCACTGAACTGGATGAGTTCTCCCTGCACCTTGACGACTCGTCCATGCCTGCCTGACGAGCCTGCTGCCGTAGCTGGCATTGACGCCGAGGTCGAAGAGGTCTGGGAGGTAGATGCCCCAACCGGAGATCATCTGCAAATCCTGCTGGGGCCAAAGATCCTTGACGTCACCGAGGACCTGGGAGTCGATCCTGGTCTGCAGAAGGACGGGGTGGAGGCCCATCTCCAGGAGCTGCTCGCCGAGAACCCTGACACCTTCGGGGAAGGGTGGTCGCTGGTTCGGCGCGAGTACATGACGCCGATCGGCCCGGTGGATCTGTTGTGTCGTGACGCCGAGGGTGTCTATGTTGCTGTCGAGGTCAAGAGGCGAGGCGAGATCGACGGGGTCGAACAGCTCACCCGTTATCTGGAACTCATGAACCGCGACCACCTGTTGGGTGATCGGGTCAGGGGAGTCTTCGCGGCCCAGAAGATCAAGCCACAGGCGCGCACCTTGGCCACGGATCGGGGCATCGAATGCGTCACCGTCGACTACGACGCCCTGCGTGGCATGGACCATCCAGAAGACCGCTTGTTCTGA
- the pgm gene encoding phosphoglucomutase (alpha-D-glucose-1,6-bisphosphate-dependent) translates to MAHERAGKPAQESDLIDVDAVLSAYHDITPDPSNPDQMVVFGTSGHRGSSLDGAFNDAHIAATTQAIVEYRASQGVDGPLFIGKDTHALSMPAWTTAIEVLRANDVEVVAEHDDEWTPTPAVSRAIIVHNRLSEGRQADGIVVTPSHNPPRDGGFKYNPPHGGPADTDATGWIADRANELLADPSGIRRKPYEQVRDEVSRYDYRSAYCDDLSNAIDLGAIDEAGVHIGADPLGGASVQYWEYIADHLGIDLTVVNPKVDPTWRFMTLDTDGKIRMDCSSPSAMASLIANKDAYDIATGNDADSDRHGIVTPDAGLMNPNAYLAVAINYLFDHRPGWGPDAGIGKTLVSSSLIDKVAADLGRRLVEVPVGFKWFVPSLMRGDLGFGGEESAGASFLDLDGRTWTTDKDGILLALLASEIKAVTGRSPSEHYADLESRFGKSYYARIDADANREQKARLKALSPDDVSAETIAGEKIERILTKAPGNGAPIGGIKVITENAWFAARPSGTEDKYKIYAESLRDADHLAAVQAEAREIVDKALTA, encoded by the coding sequence ATGGCTCATGAACGTGCTGGGAAACCTGCCCAGGAATCCGATCTCATCGATGTCGATGCCGTCCTGTCGGCCTACCACGACATCACTCCCGACCCCTCCAACCCCGACCAGATGGTTGTTTTCGGCACCTCCGGTCACCGCGGCTCCTCCTTGGACGGCGCCTTCAATGACGCCCACATCGCCGCCACGACACAGGCGATCGTCGAATACCGTGCCTCTCAGGGCGTCGATGGCCCGTTGTTCATCGGCAAGGACACCCACGCCCTGTCCATGCCCGCGTGGACCACTGCCATCGAGGTGTTGCGTGCCAACGACGTCGAGGTCGTGGCCGAGCATGACGACGAGTGGACCCCGACCCCGGCGGTCTCGCGAGCCATCATCGTCCACAACCGTCTGAGCGAGGGACGCCAGGCTGACGGCATCGTCGTCACCCCCTCCCACAACCCGCCTCGCGACGGCGGTTTCAAGTACAACCCGCCCCACGGTGGCCCGGCCGACACCGATGCCACCGGCTGGATCGCCGACCGAGCCAACGAACTGCTCGCCGATCCGTCAGGTATTCGTCGTAAGCCCTACGAGCAGGTGCGCGACGAGGTGTCGCGTTACGACTACCGCAGCGCCTACTGCGACGACCTGAGCAATGCCATCGACCTCGGCGCCATCGACGAGGCAGGGGTGCACATCGGTGCTGACCCGCTGGGCGGGGCGTCGGTGCAGTACTGGGAGTACATCGCCGATCACCTCGGCATCGACCTGACGGTCGTCAATCCCAAGGTCGACCCGACGTGGCGGTTCATGACCCTCGACACCGACGGCAAGATACGCATGGACTGCTCCTCCCCGTCGGCCATGGCATCCCTCATCGCCAACAAGGATGCCTACGACATTGCCACCGGTAATGACGCCGACTCCGACCGTCACGGCATCGTCACCCCTGATGCCGGGCTCATGAACCCCAATGCGTACCTGGCGGTGGCGATCAATTACCTCTTCGACCACCGTCCTGGTTGGGGACCCGACGCCGGCATCGGCAAGACCCTGGTGAGCTCTTCCCTCATCGACAAGGTGGCCGCCGATCTGGGCCGCCGCCTCGTCGAGGTGCCAGTTGGCTTCAAGTGGTTCGTGCCCAGCCTCATGCGCGGCGATCTGGGATTCGGTGGCGAGGAGTCTGCGGGAGCCTCCTTCCTCGACCTCGACGGCCGGACCTGGACCACCGACAAGGACGGCATCCTGTTGGCCCTGCTCGCCAGCGAGATCAAGGCCGTCACCGGGCGTTCTCCCTCCGAGCACTATGCCGATCTGGAGAGCCGCTTCGGCAAGTCCTACTACGCCCGTATCGACGCCGACGCGAACCGTGAGCAGAAGGCTCGCCTCAAGGCCCTCTCCCCCGACGACGTGTCTGCCGAGACCATCGCTGGGGAGAAGATCGAGCGGATCCTCACCAAGGCCCCCGGCAATGGCGCTCCCATCGGTGGCATCAAGGTCATCACCGAGAACGCTTGGTTCGCTGCCCGTCCCTCCGGTACCGAGGACAAGTACAAGATCTACGCCGAGTCCCTGCGTGACGCCGACCATCTGGCCGCCGTGCAGGCCGAGGCCCGCGAGATCGTCGACAAGGCCCTGACGGCCTGA
- a CDS encoding DivIVA domain-containing protein, with the protein MSTQDVSDGQFDEETGLNLFDDTASAAGSFTHSMWGYDRTSVDNYVREIEQQVSTLKQLTRHLRGQVSQAQAEVTQTDFKRLGVHATEILTAAEAQATDIVTAAGNEAERIKEEGRRVAADMRAAAQTESDDIRVAGLANQRELRDQAAKDSRAAVEQARLQARTIVDQAGTHAEAVVTEARTKAAAIDQNARAQASQITETARSEAAEIVQSARREAAEITQKAREETAALTAEARANHDQAMAKINELLEQAKAHQQASSDTVTQRTQEADAIRNSALEEAEAIRNQAARDAENRIATAHRQAAMMKERLEEQYAWRKEQLERETAALVQRKKSVIAQLSNLKALAGEAESAYPNADPFAEQPEADGTEDATIVIDPKTPPKTDAEPSETAAPREDQATQVLPTVKGDTQNGATPAQQSEPQGDQGDESDDEKTQVLSAGRTPKK; encoded by the coding sequence GTGAGCACACAAGACGTTTCTGACGGCCAGTTCGACGAGGAGACCGGACTCAACCTCTTCGACGACACCGCCAGCGCGGCCGGTAGTTTCACCCATTCGATGTGGGGTTATGACCGCACCAGCGTCGACAATTACGTCCGGGAGATCGAGCAGCAGGTCTCGACCCTCAAGCAACTCACCCGGCACCTACGCGGGCAGGTCTCTCAGGCCCAGGCTGAGGTCACCCAGACCGATTTCAAGCGTCTGGGAGTTCACGCCACCGAAATCCTCACCGCGGCCGAGGCTCAGGCCACCGACATCGTCACTGCGGCCGGCAACGAGGCTGAGCGCATCAAGGAGGAGGGACGTCGCGTCGCTGCCGACATGCGCGCTGCGGCCCAGACCGAATCCGATGACATCCGCGTCGCCGGACTGGCCAACCAGCGGGAGCTGCGTGACCAGGCCGCCAAGGATTCCCGAGCTGCCGTCGAGCAGGCACGTCTTCAGGCCCGCACCATCGTCGACCAGGCCGGAACCCATGCCGAGGCCGTCGTCACCGAGGCGCGCACCAAGGCTGCGGCCATTGACCAGAATGCCCGTGCTCAGGCATCACAGATCACCGAGACGGCTCGATCCGAGGCTGCGGAGATTGTGCAGTCCGCTCGTCGTGAGGCTGCCGAGATCACTCAGAAGGCGCGCGAGGAGACCGCTGCCCTCACTGCGGAGGCTCGTGCCAACCATGACCAGGCCATGGCCAAGATCAATGAGCTGCTGGAACAGGCGAAGGCTCATCAGCAGGCCAGCAGCGACACCGTCACCCAGCGCACTCAAGAGGCCGACGCCATCCGTAACAGCGCCCTCGAGGAGGCCGAGGCCATTCGCAACCAGGCCGCTCGCGACGCAGAGAACCGTATTGCCACGGCTCACCGTCAGGCGGCCATGATGAAGGAACGTCTCGAGGAGCAGTACGCCTGGCGCAAGGAGCAGTTGGAGCGCGAGACCGCTGCCCTGGTGCAGCGCAAGAAGTCCGTCATCGCCCAGCTCAGCAATCTCAAGGCCCTGGCGGGAGAAGCCGAGAGCGCCTATCCAAACGCTGATCCATTCGCTGAGCAGCCGGAGGCCGACGGCACCGAGGACGCCACCATCGTCATCGACCCGAAGACCCCTCCCAAGACCGACGCCGAGCCGTCTGAGACAGCGGCTCCCCGCGAGGATCAGGCCACCCAGGTGCTTCCAACCGTCAAGGGCGACACCCAGAACGGTGCCACTCCAGCTCAGCAATCAGAACCCCAAGGCGATCAGGGCGACGAGTCCGACGACGAAAAGACCCAGGTTCTCTCAGCAGGTCGTACTCCCAAGAAGTGA